AATTTCGATCTGTCAATAAATCTTTAAGATTCCCATGTTCCTCATCCACGTCCATCATATCCATATCATATCTTTTGTAACTTTGTTTTTATTTGAGGATGATATGTTGTTGCGATCttccttattctttgtttaaatggcttTGCATTCTTTTTAATATCCAATTTATGGAATGCAACAGacggatctattcctggcatttctTTCATACTCCATGCGAAGATATCACTATATTCGCGCAAGATgttaattgtttttcttttctttttcttcttctttatccatcttagttcctattttcagtatttttggttcttcttctgTACCAACATTTACTTATTTCGTTGGTTCTGCTGCAGTGAAATTCGCTcttggttctcccattggtgttgactccttaatctcatgaactGGTTCACCTTCCTTCTATGGTATCTCGCTTGGTATTCCTTTCCCTTCCTTCGCTCTAATCATGTATATccgaaattcttcttctttccttaacTCCTTTGCTTTTCTCCAGCGATCCTTTCGCTTCTTTGCACGTCCTTCATAATTTTTTACATCTACTTGATGGCAGATCTTCACACTTGtaacatctcctctaatttcacctattccacttggaatTGGGAATCTAATGCATTGATGTAGTGTGGACGCTACGACTTTTATCGCGTGCACCCATGGTCTCCCCAataacatgttgtatggtgattcGATATCAACCACACATAATGTTGCCTTCACTTCTACTTCTCCCAGCAGTATTCGCATTGTAATCTCTCCTTTTGGTTTTGTGATTGTTTTATCAAATCCATGTATATTGTAAGCTGGACATGTCATGTCCGCATCTCTGTATCCCATGGCTCTGAACGCACGATAAAATAGGATATCAACAGCACTTCCGATATCCACCAACGTTCTATTAATCGCCCATTCTTATGAGTTTTCCGTCCTTTCACCAGTTTTGCTTCGCTCAGCCGTTATTGTAATCACCAATGGATCTGTTCGCTTTAAATTTTCTTCAGGAATTTTATCTGCTGCAAACGTTATCTTCGATTTTTCCCACTCCTTTAGAGGAGATTCTTTTTCCACCATCGTCACCTTCTTTCCCTTATAatatcgtttatgtattcttcctgtgATTTCTGCTTGAAAATCTGCATCAGAGAGTGGTGTTTTAGTTATAGAATTACACTGTATGCCTCTACCTCTTCCTTGTATCttcatgatttttatttttcctataGATCCCATAGATTCTTcgcttttcatctttattttctcCAGAATCTCCAGATCCAATTTTTCAAGATTCTACAAACTCGTTGACAGGATTTATCACTCtaagctgtttctagcgccaaaatatagttgcaggaaatcccacaaccacATCCATTCAAGATTAAGTATCTCTctaagaaatcatggtgaaaatcattTGTTCATTCCTCAAGATCTTAAGATTGAATACAAAATATTACaaagactttacttgctctccaaataaactttctctctcctaatttcttgtatAACACTCACCCTAAAGGGATCCCACAATACACAGTTcccttccctttatatagggtaatacatagtggatgacagctaatagatcccctattttcggaatcactgtatGTTACAATGGCTCATGTACATTTTCTCAACTTCGCATACTTTACACtttcgcacagatcatcacactttactcgtgattatgctgacatcattaaatacGTCATCCTAATTTTAATATATGCGATGGTCTTCGCTTACACTAGATGACCTTTAtttcgcatacataatgaatgtgcgatattttactcctacaggatttttatgagtctGGATCTATCATTCTTGGGGTCATATAACAGTTTTCCGAAGCCAGTATCGATTAGAAGCTCAATATTTGTAAAAGACCATATCAATTTCAAGCCATTGATCAGCATGTTTTTGGTGCTAAAACTAAATCGTTTAGTCCAAGATTCTCCCACTCCATAATCTTGCATCAACCAAACATCAACGCGATTAATGTGCACATTATAACTAACAAACGAAAGGCAGTCTTCTAATACCCCAACACAGTCGTATATCCCAAACGTCTGGCGTATTTGTGCTTCTTTAGGGAATGAGAAATCCACAAGTCTCTCCTCACTGGCATCGAAAGAGAGACTATTACGAAACAGAACTGTGTTCGCTCGCACCTATCACGCCATAAGTCTTAATCCAAGTCACTTTAGAATCTTGATCAAGAAAAAGGTGTTTTAAGGTTTAAGTTTAATATTTGTAAAAAATATTGGGTTGGTTGGATATGAGAACGCCGAATCCGTTAAGAACGTCAGCAGTTTGAGAGTGTTGCTTGAGTGAATTCCTTATGAACGTCGATAGGCTCTGAGTGTCTGCTGAAATACTGCATCACGAGATAGTACTGGTCAAGAACATCTCTTTACAAACTTTTGTGCTTGTGTAATTAAATTAAGAACACAGTTGAAATTCTGCATCTTTACACTTcaccataaaataaaatgaaaaatgacTACAAAAAAGTAGATGGCGATCCAATCTCAATTGCGCACAAAATTGgaataaatttattgacactcaTATTCTAAACAAATTGAATTGAATCAGTATTTTTAAAAATTGTTTCCCGCCTAAAACAATGCTCATAGAAGTGTACGACTAAAAATCCTTTGTGATACTTCACTAAAAATCTTAACCGTTTCCACAAAATTGAAAGATAGATTTTCGTAGTACTCTTGAATCTTCTTTACATAGTTTTCAGTTTTCTCCAACATCCCAAGAAGAGAACTATTTTGAATGAACACCAGCGAGTATCCTCCATTGATGATTCATTTATTTGGGGCGGCAGTGTTAAAAAATCTTTCACAAAATATTGATATTGGTGAATTGCTAACATGTGCAAAAGTAATAGTTCAACTGCATAAAAATAATCTCTGatgtttttttttgaatcatAAAAAAATAATCTCTGAGGTGAAATGCATAAAAATAATCTCTGGCGTGAAATAATTGTGTAGTACTATTTGGCAATGAAATAGTTGTTCTATGAAAATAAGTAGACAAAATATAAATGAAACAACTCGAGTGTACACAAATGCAAATTTGATGCATGTTCGAATCGCTTTACActgaaaaatgtttttttttctttgaaagagaagtttatattaaaaagaaaaaaaaaaccaaggaaAAATCCAAGGTTTAAAGAATTACATACACATTAGAGTTTCCCAATCACTCCAAATTAGACTAGGATCAACATACTTGAAAGTATCTTTATCGCAAGACCATAAAACTACCAACTGCTTAACCAAGTCAATACTTTCTTGTACACATTTATGACGACCTCCAAAGATCCTGCCATTCCTTTCCTTCCAAAAAACCCAACAAATCACATAGATTGCACTGAAAAATGTTGATGGACCAACCCCATGCTCATATGTAGAAACAACTGTAAATAGTTAAAGATAATAATTTTAACTTAATAATGGATAAGTAGTATTAccttaactagttggaagcctaataagctaagctccaacatcatactattacattaattgaacaggatGCGGTACTagtctaccagcgagcctcatggataGCCTAGCCAAGaaagccgaagcggatggggccgagattgtgtcacaagggggtaAACTAACACTGCTTTCCatgttaaagattttttttttttaggttatggGAGTTACCTACATTGTAAATAGTTAAAGATGGGGAACCGCACAGTAAAAATTTGAAAACCTCATTGTGTTTCATCAACTTGAATTATCTAAGTGAAACTAAGCTCCATTTCCATATTATCGATTCCGGCTAACCCGAGCGAGTATTCAAATATCCATCTTACATACAGTCGTGAAGGTAATTCTCAGTTCGTAGTGGATTTTTTTCTTAAGCTAAATCCATAAGGAGAATTAATTAGAGTATGTCAATAGGAGTTGCATCTTGTAAATAGAGTATCTCATGCCTAGGaatttttttggaaacaatacCGTTCTCGATCGAGTTGGGTGAAACGAAGCTCTCAACATAATTCAGCGGTACGCTGTATCGCATATCATAATGATCCCTGGATTTTTAAGACTCTGAACTTATCATTCTTGGTATCATATAACCATGTGCCATAACCAGCATCGATTACAAGCCCACCATTTGGATATTACGCTGCTGAATTTAGATTATACACGTAGCTTACCAATATTAATTAACTAACATTAGAATGCTCAAGTTGTGAAAAGGGTTAAGtgacaaaatgccccaaaatggattccatggttgtgaaaatgccccggacgttaggcAAAAAATCAAAATGTCCCAAAATCTTATCAAAATGTCCCAATCCATTAGTTTAACCGTTAAAGAGAGTTAAATGGTCAAATTCCCACACATGTAACTCCCACGTGTGAAACATTTACATTTCTATCCTTCAGAACTGGATTGAACCAGTGTACTCCACGTGGCATTTTGATCCAACGGCTATGCTATGAAATTTGAGTCAAATGACTATCACGTGAGAGTGTATTTTTATTAACTCTAAAAGTCTTTTTCAGAAATGACCACCGTGTCCTAAATGGTTAGATTGCGACACGTGTCATGTGATTAAAAATGGACGGCCACATATCCAAGCCATTTACATTCCATTTTTCAATCAACATAATGCTAACAATTTAGAAATTTCAAATGAAATTAGAAAGAGATAACAAACCACTGcattcttaccaaaaaaaaaaaaacaaaaaaacaacactACATAATTTTAATTGCTAAACTTTCTGCACTTACATAAGCAATGATTGTTTAAAACACCATCAGTACTTCAAACATAGAGTGATTAAGATGTCCGCCTACTGAAATTTTGAATTAGGCTTTCTAACCCTTTTAGATGATGGTTTGGCTAGAAATATTCACTGTTCCATTATAAGTCTGGAGATGGATGTGTCACCTTCCTTTCAGCACCAACATCAACCGCAGTAAAGGAGGATGGTGCAGTTGTCTTACCCTTTTTCTGCGTTCCAAACAACTTCGACTATCTACCTCTACTCCCAACCTGAACTTGTGGCATTGCTGGTGCTACATTTCAGCGTGCAAGAGGGGACTTCCCAACTGACACTGGACTGTTCCCCTTGCTGGAGTTGATCCGATCTTGAACGTGTATGGATGTCTGCGAACCACTATGTGTTGGTGATTCTAGTACTTGCACAGTTGTTATACGAAGTCGATGAAGTCTTGGCCTTATTTGGCCCAGCGTAAATATAAATACAGATACAAACACACTAGTCTCATATCAATTGGATAAATCAATTTTGTTAATCACCAACATTTAATCTTATAATGCACACCACCCACAAAAGATGGCAGAATGAATACTTAAAAGAACTAACTATCAATGCTAAATTTAGTATGCACAGAAGACGAGAACAACAATGACACATCGTGAATCTATAAAATTCAGATGACCCAATATATACTACCGCGCCACCATAAAATTGAGAATCCACTAATTTGATCCAAACAAATTCAGAATTGTTTTTGACAGCAACCGAACAAATATTTAATCAAGCCTGCAAGTGTTTGGACTATACCAAGCTAACCATCCGCAGAAATAGAAGGCAACTAAAAAGATTAGTCTAACATACCATAAAACGAACTGCAATAAGATTCTAAACAAGTTTATGCTCTGCAGTAGCGTGCAAAAAATCCTAGAATGATAAACGTATCCATTTCTATTCTATGTTGTTCATACTATGAGAATAAATATACATTATATATCAACGACACAAGGTAATTTGTTTAGGGAGATCCAGAATCAGGTGTGGATCGAGTCCATGTATACTCTTGAATATATAACAACTTAACAATCTTTAATCTTTGACCACATAGTAAAAAAATGCAACCATTAACTAATATGCAATCTTGAATAGGTAACATTATTGCTCAAACAGTAGAAGTATATCGGCTCTGCTACATAGCTGATTAGGAATCTGATGATAAAGTGCATGATGGCTCGTTAAAATTCAGTTGTACACAAAGTTGTTTAAATTTCGGCCAACCATCTAGATAAAAGCTTTGCAAAACGTTATAAAGGTTTGTCAGCTAATATATATTCAACGGTTTCAAATTATAATCCCTAATTTCGTttctttcaaaccctaattagagttcttAAACCCCTAATTTTGTTTCCCTGAAACCCTGATTAgtttccctgaaaccctaattacaaCTCTGAAACATACCCCTTCATTTCAAGTCTATGAATCCCTAAGTTCGTAAATCGCAGATACTAGTATCACAAGGTTGGATTTCGAAAATCATAAATCGTAAATCAAATTTGGGTTCAAAGTAGAAATTACATGTTCTTCACTATGTTAAGAACTTAACAAATGCGACTTTTATCTTCTCCGTCTCATCTATCTTCATTGTTCTTCTCCCTCTCTCGAtctctctctatctctttctCTATCTCAATCGGTctgtttttttttcgattttattTTCTGTGGCTCAAACACGACCAAAGCTGAAGATAACCCATGAAGCACTCGTGCGAACCCACACGCGTGGTGCAGACGTCAGTCATAGTCCACGTGTCAGTCACAGTCCACATGTTAATAGTTGACCAGTCAAAATATTTTTGTCGAAGGGCAAAAGAGACAATTCATAATACAGTTGACCAGTCAAAATTAGTCAAAATGCCCCATTTTTGCTATTATAGGTAAAAGTAACGGAATGAGGCTTTTGATCTTTTGCCTAACGTTCGGAGCATTTTCACAACCATGTGGTCCATTTTAGGGCATTTTACCAATTAACCCTTGTGAAAATTGATAGAGATGAGGACATACTTCCATTGCTCCGTTTAAACTTGGAACAGTAATAACAAATAACTATATATTTATTTAGTACTAACCCTAAAATTCAATAGGCCAGACGTCACGTCGCTTATTTTTGTCTGTGTTTTATTGCTTTAATTTTCTCCAACGTTCCAAGTTATGGACTACTTAAATCAGTATCAATATCCATTGTAATTAAGCTCGataattcgttttttttttttttgcatgtggTAAAAACTTTCACAAAAAAGTGAATTTATAACTTGTAATTTCGTAATATTTGAGGTGAAATGCATAATTGTGTGGTACTATATGGCATGAATAATTGTTTTTCTACGAAAGTAAGTAAACTAAAGAAGACATGAAAATACAAAAATGCAAATTTGATGTTCCACCAACATTTGTATTTCAAATTTTTTGTAAAAGCAGAAACAACCAATCTGCTTTCGTTTCACTATATAACCTTGCAACAAAAACACAACAACTGAGAAAATTGTGGAAGAGATAGTTATGACTTTATGATTATGAGTTGAATTATTGGGAGTTGAGaccattttctttcttttcagcaTAAATAATAGGACTGTTTTGTACATTTTCCTAAATAATAGCTAAGGTAAAACAATTGTTTGGTTACTATACGGCAGGAAATCGGTTTTTTCTATATTAAGAAAACATGAAATAACTTGTGTCTACACGCAAATGCAAATCCAATGTTTCACCAACATTTGTATTTCCAAAAATTTCTAGAAAGTTTTCTCTATAAACTATCATGAGTTTCTCTAAACAGCGAGAAAAGAAATAGACAAGCTGCTTTGATTGCAACAAAAACAACTGCCATAAATGTGAAAAGGAACTAAGCAATTTTTTTCTTGTTACATTGGGGCTTAAAGGATCGTCCATTCTCAAGTGCATGCGCACGAGATCAGAGTAAAACGCTAATATGGTTGTCCTTTCACAAGTTTGTATACTGAGCAACTCCACATCAAAACCTCGAACTGCTTGGCACTAGACAATGTTGATGGATCAACCTGATGTTCATTTGCAGAAGAGTGGTCAATTTCTTCTCAAATGAAGTTACGAGCTACAATTAAGAAATAGCTATTGGAAGATGGAGCTTAAGCAATTCCAAGCATCCACAGCAAAAGAACATTAAAAAAACAAATGAGTAGCAGTTTCACAATGGTTATATCTATGACATATTAGGCCATCATTGGCCGCATGGGAGGGTAGGGAAAATTTTAGGGGGAAAATCGATGAAAAAGTTGTAATTAGATCTTGAAAATTTAGTGATTGTTTTATCAGGAAAGAAAAATGGCCAAGTGATTAAAATATACAACCAGCCTGGTTAGATGGGATATGTTGTCCAACCAACAAATCGAAAGTGAAGTTAGTCCTGTGACTGACTAGTGATATACGTACACTTTTAACTTCTTCACATACCAAACGGTCAACTATCTTCAATTTTGTAAGCTTCACTAAGCGACTTTTTAATAGGTGATAATCAAATTGTATATAAACTCAGTGAGAATCAACGCAATGCAAAtctaacagagttgcagagacagTATACTGTAAACATGGATGATACACGAAGTAGTGATCGAAGTCTTAGATGGTCTCTTAAGGGAAAGACTGCCCTTGTCACCGGTGCAACCAAAGGGATTGGACACGCTATAGTGGAGGAGTTGGCTGGATTTGGTGCAGCTGTTCATATAACTGCTCGAAATGAAAATGATATCCAGCAGTGCTTGAAAAATTGGAGAGAAAAAGGTTACACAGTAACTGGTTCAGTTAGTGATGCCACGGTTCAAGCCGATAGAGAGAAGTTAATCAAGACTATTTCATCTGTTTTTGGGGACAAACTCAACATCCTTGTAAGTGTCTACAACTTCTTTTGTTGGCTAACCAAATATTTGAAACTACAACTGCATACTGATAGGGGAGAAATGGCAAATAGGGGTAATTGTCCTCATTTCCAAATTAGATCCTAAAACTAGTAGTGTACATTCACAAAAATCCCCAaagtttcctaatttttattcattgtttgtctaatattttttttatttttttttgccccTGCTACCTTTAATCTTTGCTCAGTACCACTACTTAACTGATGAGACAGTCTATGTACTGGAATAGGTTAACAATGTTGGAGGAGCTGTGTACAAAGATACCGTGGATTATACAGATGAGGATCACGCAAAAGTTATGGCTACTAACTTCGAGTCTGGATACTATTTATCGAAACTAGCACACCCTCTCTTAAAAGCCTCTGGTTCAGGAAACGTTGTCTTCATTACATCTGTTAGTGGCATTGTTGCTGCACCGAAGGTGTCCAATTATGCGGCATGTAATGGTatatttgaattttgatttttcagattTATATTTGAAGTTCTAATTGTGCGGCATGTAATGTTAAAAGATACTTCGTATTCTATTTGAATCAGGAGCTATTCATCAAATCACAAAGAACTTTTCTTGTGAATGGGCGAAAGATAAGATTCGGGTCAATAGTGTAGCACCATGGTTTATTAGAACCGGGCTTGCAGAACATAATCTGCTAGTAGAAAGGGTTGAAGGCTATATCATAGCTAGAACTCCTATGAGGCGTCTTGGGAACCCAAATGAGGTTTCATCTCTTGTGGCATTCTTAAGCCTCCCTAGTGCTTCATACATCACTGGGCAAGTCATTTGTGTCGATGGTGGATTTACAGTAAATGGTTTCTTTCCGACACAAGATTGATTAGAGCTTCCTGAATATTGCTTGTGATTTTCATCTCGGAGGGGATTTTGATgtaatttttatgattttgaatTTATGCACTCTTTTATGTGGAGCGAGATGTATTTGTTGCGTGAAGATGCGTCTTCTTCTGTCTTGAATTCCTTACAGAAGAGCCATAACAGAATAGCCGGTTCTTTACATTTCACTACAAAATTGTGAAAAAGAACTAAGCAAATTGATTTCTATTACATGAGGGCGAAAACGATGGTCTGTTCTCATTTGCACACGAGATCGGAGTAAAACGCTAATATCGTTCTCCTTTCACAAGTTTGTATACTGAGCAATTCCACATCAAAAACCTCGAACTGCTTGGCACTGAAAAATGTTGACGGACCAACCTGATGTTCATATGCAGAAACAAGTGTAAGCA
This is a stretch of genomic DNA from Papaver somniferum cultivar HN1 chromosome 1, ASM357369v1, whole genome shotgun sequence. It encodes these proteins:
- the LOC113321428 gene encoding tropinone reductase homolog At5g06060-like, translated to MDDTRSSDRSLRWSLKGKTALVTGATKGIGHAIVEELAGFGAAVHITARNENDIQQCLKNWREKGYTVTGSVSDATVQADREKLIKTISSVFGDKLNILVNNVGGAVYKDTVDYTDEDHAKVMATNFESGYYLSKLAHPLLKASGSGNVVFITSVSGIVAAPKVSNYAACNGAIHQITKNFSCEWAKDKIRVNSVAPWFIRTGLAEHNLLVERVEGYIIARTPMRRLGNPNEVSSLVAFLSLPSASYITGQVICVDGGFTVNGFFPTQD